In one window of Episyrphus balteatus chromosome 3, idEpiBalt1.1, whole genome shotgun sequence DNA:
- the LOC129915767 gene encoding gastrula zinc finger protein XlCGF46.1, giving the protein MTELMICPICKKPLNNQNRLITEDCGHSKCRQCLISEVNGCEKCKQNTTIHSNEAIQTNSNDELLKTNEKPLQKASKTKKSTIPSHIVKTQGEDNKTIYHCTICDKHFKSRTQQYYHLFCNNSSNKPFKCDECSKYFSTSAHLKYHKAGHSQQSFECSVCSKQFPKIQILKKHEKLHKAIAERCNECGVTLRNKEALDAHMKRHQNILPFKCKDCDKKFSLQTSLRMHQQIVHMGAKKFKCEICGKVFNRNSSLKTHSISHSGQKEHSCSKCPRYFIDKKSLMRHSRIHNVKSKYKCTLCDTSSIRKDNILRHIRNMHPNEDKTCMEEVTEEYESSENESSDNEKVVSKNVPDETSLLTTDSGNLNYIPKIIVNSSVIRCIGNVKPVTIIDENQSKPKAVEQQTPAAVTHPIVTIHKKLKKAYDPHEIYRKILYDEDSTQDNDTNSNVEETTNTVNEQTKQLVQESTVICNGQQSNFSETHWRKNFKHNYQIQFD; this is encoded by the exons atgactGAATTAATGATTTGTCCTATTTGTAAAAAGCCACTTAATAATCAAAATCGTCTGATAACAGAAGATTGTGGCCATTCAAAATGTCGTCAATGTTTAATTTCCGAAGTAAATGGTTGcgaaaaatgcaaacaaaacacTACAATCCATTCAAATGAAGCAATACAAACAAATAGTAATGATGAATTGttaaaaactaatgaaaaacCTTTACAAAAAGcatctaaaactaaaaaatcaacAATTCCTTCACATATTGTAAAAACCCAAGGCGAAGACAATAAAACCATTTACCATTGCACAATCTGTGATAAACATTTCAAAAGTCGAACTCAACAATATTAtcatttattttgtaataattcaTCAAATAAACCTTTTAAGTGTGATGAATGCTCTAAG TATTTTTCAACATCTGCCCATCTAAAATATCACAAAGCTGGACACTCGCAACAGTCTTTTGAATGCTCAGTTTGTAGTAAGCAATTTCCTAAAattcaaattctaaaaaaacatgaaaaacttCATAAAGCAATTGCTGAGCGATGCAACGAATGTGGGGTAACGTTAAGGAATAAAGAAGCATTGGATGCTCACATGAAGAGACACCAAAACATTTTGCCTTTTAAATGTAAAGATTGCGATAAAAAGTTCTCACTTCAAACATCGCTACGAATGCATCAACAAATTGTTCACATGG gagccaaaaaattcaaatgtgaaATCTGTGGAAAAGTATTCAACAGAAATTCATCCTTAAAGACCCACTCAATAAGTCATTCTGGTCAAAAAGAACACAGTTGTTCCAAATGCCCTAGATATTTTATTGATAAGAAATCTTTGATGAGGCATAGTAGAATTCACAATG ttAAATCAAAGTATAAGTGTACTCTTTGTGACACATCAAGCATTCGAAAGGATAACATTCTTCGGCACATTCGAAACATGCATCCAAATGAAGACAAAACTTGTATGGAAGAAGTCACTGAAGAATATGAGTCTTCAGAAAATGAGAGTTCTGACAATGAGAAAGTTGTTTCCAAAAACGTTCCAGACGAAACATCACTCCTAACTACAGACTCGGGCAATCTTAATTATATACCTAAAATTATTGTAAATAGTTCTGTTATCAGATGCATTGGAAATGTTAAACCTGTAACAATTATCGATGAAAACCAATCGAAACCCAAGGCAGTCGAACAACAAACACCTGCTGCCGTAACTCATCCAATAGTTACGatacataaaaaattgaaaaaagcatACGATCCACATGAGATTTATAGAAAAATTCTTTATGACGAAGATAGCACCCAGGACAATGATACTAATAGCAATGTTGAAGAAACTACAAATACAGTTAATGAACAAACGAAACAACTTGTACAGGAATCAACTGTAATTTGCAATGGACAACAATCGAATTTCTCTGAAACTCACTGGCGGAAGAATTTCAAACACAATTACCAAATTCAATTCGATtga
- the LOC129915774 gene encoding uncharacterized protein LOC129915774, which yields MFKDSFEEQLRVLTDEKDWEGVLKLSETLPLDKKSKYLWTWPTGEALQIIKSTLHELGIGKLLSVGCGTGLLEWIIKESIGAAVYGLEVDRSWWESSYSPISYIKLNFINDVHMDPCFLQECCDTKDWDFGMVFCYFNNGKAFHDYLRLYKGSVVIIIGPAPGVGIHTDPPPLKADFCDSGWKMLKYFNISKDDIISFYTKS from the exons ATGTTCAAAGATTCATTTGAAGAGCAACTGCGTGTTCTAACAGACGAAAAGGATTGGGAGGGAGTTCTCAAATTGAGTGAAACTTTGCCTTTGGATAAGAAGAGTAAATATCTTTGGACATGGCCAACAGGAGAAGCTTTACAGATAATAAAATCCACCCTACATGAATTGGGAATTGGAAAACTATTGAGTGTCGGTTGTGGAACTGGATTACTTGAATGGATTATTAAAGAAAGCATAG GTGCGGCAGTGTATGGCCTTGAAGTAGACCGTTCATGGTGGGAAAGTAGCTACTCACCGATTAGTTacataaaattgaatttcattaaTGACGTCCATATGGACCCATGTTTTCTGCAAGAATGCTGTGATACAAAAGATTGGGATTTTGGAATGGTCTTTTGCTATTTTAACAATGGAAAAGCTTTCCACGATTATCTTAGGCTTTATAAAGGATCAGTTGTGATAATTATTGGACCTGCTCCAGGAGTTGGAATACACACAGATCCGCCTCCACTTAAGGCTGATTTCTGCGATTCAGGATGGAAGATGCTAAAGTACTTTAACATATCCAAAGATGATATAATTTCATTCTATACTAAATCATAA